In Taeniopygia guttata chromosome Z, bTaeGut7.mat, whole genome shotgun sequence, the sequence GATCAACTCTAAAAGGTGGTGAGCCATTCCCCTATTTAATGGTTTCTATTCTCTGCCTCACAGGTGAAGATCAAGGCTCTGGAGGCTTACAGAGGGCAGAGAGTGAAGATTTTTGGCTGGATCCACAGGTTACGGAGGCAAGGTAAAGCACAAGCATTGTTGAGCCTGTGCAGGGAGCTAGAACAAATACAGTGGCCTTCAAAATTTGGACACAGGATGAGTCTGACAGCACCTGGTCTCAGATTTTTAAACCAGTTACGTGCCTTCTTTGGCTGATCTCAATGATCACTGCAACACTGACAGTTTCCCCATAATGTGTGGACAGACATTTCTTAGTTCAAATCATATGGGATTTTCAATTTGGAGGCTAGTCCAGAATTTCCTCAACTTCTGTGTTTTAAGCTAGAACTGCCAAATGAGGAGCTAACCAGCACCTGCTCATACTGAAACCAAATTCCTTCTCTCTTTAACTAGGGAAAAATCTGATGTTTATTGTCCTGAGAGATGGCACAGGGTTTCTTCAGTGTGTCCTTTCTGATGAGCTGGTAAGTTGTGATGATTGTGTTCTGGTGTGAATTGAAGAGTTCATACCTCATCTGGTGTTCTCTTATGTAAATGTTGTTAAGTTCTCCTCAGTGTACTGTCTCAGTTGTGTTACTGTTAAATTGTGTGTCCTGCCACTGCAGTTTGTAGTGCGAGAGCTGTTTAGCAGTGACTGCGTGCTAAACGAAAACTTATAGGAACGAAAACTTGCTCACCTCTGCCTTTGTCTCGCTGCAGTGCCAGTGCTACAACGGGCTGGTGCTGTCCACGGAGAGCAGCGTGGTGGTGTACGGCACGCTGAacctcctgccccagggcaaGCAGGTACAGGAGCTCCTGTggcttctcctcctctcccgTGGGCCATTGGTGTCCTGAGGGAGGCACAAGCAGAGGGAATTAGGGCTAGAGAAAGAACAAAGCTGTGCTGTCCAGTGTGAGACAGGTGAACTGTGTGACTGTTCTCATTCTGCCTGAAactattttccatttattttccactAGGAGCCAGACAGCTCCTAGACTATAACATGGAGAGCTATATTAAATAAACAGCATGGCTTCATTTTCCTTAACAGGTCtattcagtttttcttttgtgaggTTAAGAATTTTTTCACATCTCTTTTACTGGGGTGTGTTTGTAGGATTGACCCAAAGTTAGGTAATGTGAGCCCTCACTATCACATTTGGGTACAACTCTGTGGGTTAGCCTttgaaaatctgcatttctacCCAGAAAAGTACAGTGAATTGAAATGTTTTAGTTCAGCTTGCAGGCTGAACTACGAGTGCCATTTGTCAGGGGTGGAAGGCGGCTGTGACACACACGGGGGAGCTAGTGAGGGCAGAGCTCTGTCAcagcctgggttggaagggccttgcagcccatccagtgccatccctgccacgggcagggacacctcccgctATCCCAGATTGTTCTGAGCCCTGTCCAGCCcggctttggacacttccaggggtgaggcagccacagcttcctggggcagcctgtgccagggctcacACCCTCGCAGGGAAGAATGCCTAATGTCCCATCTCCCCTGCCCTCAGTCCATGGGAAGCCGGTCCCCCTTGTTCCATCACTCCAAGCCATTGTGAAAAGACATCCAAGGGGCAAACAGTGGACTTTTTCCCCAGCATTTGTTTCTCTGCCATTGGCAGGCTCCAGGAGGCCACGAGCTGAGCTGTGATTACTGGGAGCTCATCGGCCTGGCCCCAGCAGGAGGGGCTGACAATCTGCTCAACGAGGACTCGGAGGTGGATGTGCAGCTCAACAACAGGCACATGATGATTCGAGGTGAGAACATGTCCAAAATCTTCAAGGTGCGCTCCATGGTCGTGCAGGCCTTCAGGGATCACTTCTTTGCCAACGGATACTATGAAGTAAGTGTGTGTGTTCCCTGGTCAGCAAGTGACTGCTCTCGTGCCCTGGCTCATCCATATCCTCGGTTCTTCACCCAAGCAGTGACAGCCCTGTTCTCCTGCAGGTCACACCACCAACCTTAGTGCAGACGCAGGTAGAGGGAGGCTCCACCCTGTTCAAGCTGGATTACTTTGGTGAAGAGGCATACCTGACCCAGTCGTCCCAGCTCTACCTGGAGACctgcctgccagctctgggagaTGTCTTCTGTATTGCTCAGTCCTACAGAGCGGAGCAGTCCAGGACCCGCAGGCACCTGGCAGAGTATGGACACTTGtccttgtttctttttaaacagtttGATTTCCTTTACAGTGTGGGAGTAAAAGGGGGTCAAATGTGTATGTTTGGGTTGTGAGTTCTTTAGATGAGTTAGTTTCATTGCTAAAAATCTGTTGTTTGTATGTGACTTTGCAATGGTGTGGCTTTGTTTCAGGTACACTCACATTGAAGCTGAATGTCCTTTTATAAGTTTTGAGGATTTGTTGGACCGTCTGGAGAACTTGGTGTGTGATGTCGTAGACAGAGTCTTGAAATCACCTGCAGCGACCTTACTGTATGACCTCAACCCGGTAGGCAGCAATGGGAATAGCCAGGAAAATAGGCTCTTAAGCCTTTCCTACTCAGCACATTCCTTTGGGAGATGCAGGGCATGGCAGTGGGCTTACTTACTGTTTGTAACAGCAAGAAGAATATTAAACATAGTAAGAATGAAAAAACTGCAAGGCTGGTAAAGACCAAAGCAGGAAACTGTGGGGGAAGATATTCCCTGCTAGTGTGCTCCAGAAGCCAGCAGTGTGCCAGGATTTATGGGAGTGTGTACTGTGCCAGTGGAATAAAACCCTCCATCCCAGAGATCAGATATTGACTGGCTGGTACTTGCTGATGGAGCATGAGGGAGTGATGAAACAGGTGGTGTTTCAGTTCCTCCCCTGGGACATGGAGCCCTAAAGCTCTGGAAATACTTCCTTATCTTTCCTCCCAGGTGATCTGTGAGATTTACTGGGCTTGAGATGGTTATGTTTGGTTCTGGCTTTGTAGTACTGGGCTTGATTTGTTCATTTAAGTGATAATTTGATgatctgggagctgggaaaggtcACATGCTGATCAGCTAGGAAAGTACTCCTTTTAAAATGGTGCTCCTCCACCTGTCTGTGCTCTTATCCACAGGGTTTCCAGCCTCCCAGCCGTCCCTTCCGACGCATGAACTATGCTGAAGCCATCGAGTGGCTGAAGGAACACGATGTGAAGAAGGAAGACGGCACTTACTATGAGTTTGGGGAGGTAcgtcctgctgggagctggagtAATGCAGCTGTGGGTTGTGATTTGACCTAATGCCCTTTAACATTGGGATAAAAACCTGTGTTGTCACCTGTCATCAATTCCCTGGCCACACTTCTCCAGCATGTGCGACACTTGTTTGAAGGAGCTCAGGAGAACTTGACAGCGTagccaggattttttttcccctcggCTTTCTGTCTCATATATTGGGGAAACTTagattttaattaaacaatttttttccccccagacaTGTGGGttattatttcttctaaaataagTTTGTTTTAAGAATTTAGGTACATTAGGATGGAAGTGT encodes:
- the NARS1 gene encoding asparagine--tRNA ligase, cytoplasmic isoform X2 — its product is MAGDVLGRTAALALELYVSEREGNDSTGDGTQKKPFKTVLKALMTAGKEPFPTIYVDSQKENERWAIISKSQMKNVKKLWHREQMKNEAKEKKEAEDLLRREKNLEEAKKVVIKNDPSLPEPTCVKIKALEAYRGQRVKIFGWIHRLRRQGKNLMFIVLRDGTGFLQCVLSDELCQCYNGLVLSTESSVVVYGTLNLLPQGKQAPGGHELSCDYWELIGLAPAGGADNLLNEDSEVDVQLNNRHMMIRGENMSKIFKVRSMVVQAFRDHFFANGYYEVTPPTLVQTQVEGGSTLFKLDYFGEEAYLTQSSQLYLETCLPALGDVFCIAQSYRAEQSRTRRHLAEYTHIEAECPFISFEDLLDRLENLVCDVVDRVLKSPAATLLYDLNPGFQPPSRPFRRMNYAEAIEWLKEHDVKKEDGTYYEFGEDIPEAPERLMTDTINEPILLCRFPAEIKSFYMQRCSDDSRLTESVDVLMPNVGEIVGGSMRTWDSEELLEGYKREGIDPTPYYWYTDQRKYGTCPHGGYGLGLERFLTWILNRHHIRDVCLYPRFVQRCKP
- the NARS1 gene encoding asparagine--tRNA ligase, cytoplasmic isoform X1 gives rise to the protein MAGDVLGRTAALALEELYVSEREGNDSTGDGTQKKPFKTVLKALMTAGKEPFPTIYVDSQKENERWAIISKSQMKNVKKLWHREQMKNEAKEKKEAEDLLRREKNLEEAKKVVIKNDPSLPEPTCVKIKALEAYRGQRVKIFGWIHRLRRQGKNLMFIVLRDGTGFLQCVLSDELCQCYNGLVLSTESSVVVYGTLNLLPQGKQAPGGHELSCDYWELIGLAPAGGADNLLNEDSEVDVQLNNRHMMIRGENMSKIFKVRSMVVQAFRDHFFANGYYEVTPPTLVQTQVEGGSTLFKLDYFGEEAYLTQSSQLYLETCLPALGDVFCIAQSYRAEQSRTRRHLAEYTHIEAECPFISFEDLLDRLENLVCDVVDRVLKSPAATLLYDLNPGFQPPSRPFRRMNYAEAIEWLKEHDVKKEDGTYYEFGEDIPEAPERLMTDTINEPILLCRFPAEIKSFYMQRCSDDSRLTESVDVLMPNVGEIVGGSMRTWDSEELLEGYKREGIDPTPYYWYTDQRKYGTCPHGGYGLGLERFLTWILNRHHIRDVCLYPRFVQRCKP